AAGGAGGGGTTCGTGTCGCGTTTCCCCCCTGCCCTTCAAAGGAGAATAAAAACCAACCTGCCGGCCTCCCCCGCTTGCCTCGATTCCCCTCCTAATCCTCAATGGTCGTTTTTCGgttgatcttgaagaaattcaaCTTACGCTTCTGAGTAGGGGGGTAGTCGCCGGCTGGTTCCGGGTTGTAGGCGTCACCTGTAGCTGGAGGGATGTAATCCTCCTTGTATTCGATACTATCGTCGTGGCTGGCGGTTCCGGTACCACCGTGGAAGGACGAAAGAGGCTTCTTGAAACAGAATATCGGCAAGCTCAGGAGCAGCAAAGCTAATGAAGTCCATAGGAACGCAAACATTTTCACTCCCAAACTGGCATCGAACTCTGAAGCGTCATTAAACGAATTGCGACCTTTGACGTATGCAGCTGTCATTAAACTTGCGCCCAAAGCGACGAAAAACACGGCAAACACCGAATTGAGCCAATTAAGTCCCGAAACCAGTTTCCACTTGAGAAAAATTCTGAGTAGAGTActgaagaaggaaaacaCGGTAAAGACCAGACCCACAAGAAGCATTGACCAACCGACCCTACTAAGGTAGTAATAGGTGTCTCGGTGATTGATAAAGTCGCTCGGAATGAGCGCTCTGTTTTCACCATCGCTAAAATTGTTATCTGGGGAGAAAGGATAAGCTGGCTGAGGACCTTCACAGTTACTCAACTCGTCATTCTCCCAGTTGCACATTCTGTAGTTCGTCCAGCGGGTGGTTCCAAACTGGGGGTCAATGGCACCGGTACCCTCCACCTCTAGCCAATAGAAGTCCTTTAGAACTCCAGTTGTTCGTGCTCCACTTAGGATCACGAAGAATTGCAGTAGCACGGATCCCGCAAAAAACAAGAGGGGAATCCACTGAATAATTTTGCGAAAAAGCTGTCCCATTTTCGTTTGTTCGTTTACAATTGTAATATCTAGTAGGTGAAGTCAGGTAATCACTATTTCTATTTATATATAGAAGATGTGGTTACTTAGCCTGTCATGGAACAGCAATAACAACATTCTCCATGTTGTAGGCATTTGTGAAACTTTTGTTGGCGGATCAGGTGATGAGATGACCTTCGAGCGATTTTTGTTTGCACATTACACGACCCATCGGCAGGGACCTTTTTTCGGTACACGACGTTTCGGTTGCCAGATGGAAGAAAGGTACCGAGATAGTAGTTGGAATTTTTCGCTCTGAACTACTCCGAAAGCTGGTTGTCACACGATCGACCGAGGTGATTTCGCAACAACCTTCTTCTAGCCACTTGTTATTCTTCAGCCTAAGAGGCTTTCTGCTCACCTTTGGTTATCTCTAACACACAGCCACCTATCATTTACTATCAGCCAACCTTACCAAGTGCCGAGCCACTTAGTACTCAGCGCCAACCGGCTTGTACATTTTCCGCATGATTACAGTCTTCAAATAGTTCCATGCAGACACTTTTTATCTTTAATGCATAGCCGTTACTATAGAGGAATCTCGCGATCTTAGTAATTGTGCATAGATCTACAGAAGCGGTTCGTTGTTTCTAGGGACTACTCACTCAGCCACGGCGACGAGTTACTATTTATGGAACAAGGTTGCTGACAATAGCAGTATGCTACGAATTATAGTCTGCGAATATAACAGCAAATTTTACCCAGCCTGTTTTCTAGAACTTTGATCAACACAAGCCACAGCCCACCACTTGATGTTAAACAAGCTGTTCATTGCAATACTCATAGTCATCACTGCTGTCATAGGCGAGACGACTACGTCATCTACCACTGCCAGTCTCTCCGAAAGCCCTACTCTGGTTTGGGTGACTGGCACTGATGCAAGTGGGAGATTGGCAACTACACAGTCTGCTTACACTCAACAGTTTTCACAGTTATACTCATCCATAGCATCTCCATCAAGTGGTAGCATAGGCCTGGGTACTATCCAGGGGACTGTTGGAATTGTCAGAACATATGAGACAATTACCCTTGCCAGCTAAGAATTTTATTACAAAGAGCTATAAATAACTAAACACAGACCGGCTATGCTCAAACAAATCATCCCTCCTACAATAACTCCAATCAACAACCTGTCCACCATAAACTCATTTTTTGCATTGATCAAGAACTCATTGGAATAGTACCTGAAACTTCCAAACGTCATAATGAGGACCCCCCACTCCTATAAAGGTACAGCTAAGTGGTGTATGAAACCTATTTAGTGCTGCATACGCTCTGTTAGTTTGCAAAGTTGACATCGTGGCATTCGCATGATCATTGACCTCATCTTCACTCTCCGTGTATAATAATAGTAATTTGGTCTGGAAAAGTACAGAAAACGTAATACCGACAGTCATCATAGTTAACGCCGTTCTAAGATATGCCAACACAGTCCTTTCATTGGCTAGATTATCTCTGCACACGGCTCCTTTATTCTCtatcttcttccttgaaATCTTGCGAAGCAGATAATATAGGAACGATGAAGGTTCTTTACCATCCCTTGAAACTGGTGCCGAATTGCGTCTAGAAACAGCCCGTGGTACCCTATCCCTCGTGACGgtatttcttcttgagaTTATCCTATCGGGAACATCACTTGGACGGATAATCGATCTGGATGATGAAGCCATTAGCTTTCAACGAAAACGGTAGAGGCCAAATTTTAAAGCAAGACTGATCACGTGGGTGTCAGAGGTCTTCCTACGCAACTCGTTAATGACCTTGTTTTCTCTGATAGGTTGAAGTCGTTCTACAACTCTGTTCAGTCCCGATACGTTCAGCTTGCTATGTTGTTCTTATCATCAAAATGCTGTTAAAAGATCCAGATGTGCTGACATGTTGACTGTTTGACAGAGTCCCATCAAATCACGTGAAAACTATGGCTGATATCATTCTCGCTCACATTTATGAGATTGAAACCCACCAACAACACCTGGTCTGGTCAATGCAAGCGTCCGTTTCGAGTTTACCAGAAAGTCGTCTTGGCTATAGGTCGATTACGGATGATGACTCTGAAGTTAGCAACCGACTGACGGGATCTTCCAGGCCGAATGCAAGCAGAACTCTATCAATTCAAGACACTGTTCCCCTGACCGCTCAAACGTCAAACAATAGCATTCGTTCTCTCACACCACTGGTTACCACGGCTCCGATGAAGGTCCGTTTGTTACGTGGGTGGTCAAATAAAGGCGTTCTGCTGTTAGAAAATAAAGGTTCTGTGGCGAGGGACCACCTGGCCAGTGAAAGGACGTTCCTTTCTTGGCTAAGAACTTCTCTGGGTTTGGCATCATTTGGAATAGCGATTACTCAGCTACTTTCACTTACAGATGGTGACAACAGTAGCGATTTCTCTGGGACGGATTCCGGTCCCATGGaggttgaaaaaatcattggcCTTTCTTTCGTAGCTTTGGCGTTTGTCACATTATTGATTGGGTTCGCAAGGTTCTTCCTTGTTCAGGAGTTGCTCCTGGAGTCTAGTTTCCCTGTGAGCAGGTTCTCTATGGGCACGGTGGTTTTTGGTACCACAGCATTGTTTATCGTGACTTTTGCGTATCTGCTACAAAAATAGGTCTCGTAGTTGTGCCCATTTAGTATGGGTAGGTTTATTAAGCTATATAGAGATAAGACATGAAATGACGTAAGCAGATGTATGACAAAAGCTTCAGTTACAATTTCACCGTCACAAACAGTAGTGCTGACACTTACCTACGTCCGCGTAGAATCAAGTTGCATCACGTGAACACATTTTCTCGTACTATCCTTGGAGGGGAGAGCAAAATTTATCCATCACACGACCTCAAATCTTGCTTGCCCACTGTTAAGTGAGAAAAATCCTTTTCACAGCAAAAGTTTTATTACAAAGTACAACAATTAACAATGGTATGTGATTTATCAAATGATGGGTAGTAGTGTAAGCTGAAGGAACCGAAGATTACCGGTAGTCTCGTTGAACAGTTGACCGGTTTGCCACCAGTCAGACCTTTAGATCCTGTCGAACGGGGCCTTACCTCAATCCAATCAAGGTTGTCTCTAACTTACATGCAACGCCACCCGTAGTTTTCAGTGAACACCGAACTAACATATTTTTAGGGTAAAGTTCACGGATCCTTGTCTCGTGCTGGTAAAGTTAAGTCGCAGACTCCAAAGGTTGAGAAAACCGAAAAgccaaagaaaccaaaggGAAGAGCTTACAAGAGACTCTTATACACCAGAAGATTCGTTAACGTCACTCTGACTAACGGTAAGAGAAGAATGAACCCAGGTCCTTCTTCTCAGTAGAGGGTTGTGTAAAACTACAATCTAATATCAAAGTTTCCTgttattatttttttctacTCTAAATGTATCCCAAAAGTCTCAAGATGTAGTCAAGAAAAATGCCtgcaaagaaaatatggccattattgatattgtttCGGAAATGGTACCAGCAATCTTTGGGGTTATCCAAGTCTACTTTTCTGACCATTTGAAATACTCTGTAGCCTCCAATTATGGCTCCAAGTGCAAATCCGGGCCCCATGCTGTTCATGTATCCACTCAATGCAAATGTCGCCATTTGAATTGTAGTGAGTCCGTACATGATTGGTTTGGATTTGTCACCCCAAGCCAAAGCCGTAGACTTAATTCCAGCCTTGACGTCGAATTTCTTATCTTGGTGGGCATATATGGTATCGTAAGTCATACACCAGGCGAAGCTGGATAGATACAGCGGAATCATAGAGGACCAGTTCCAAACACCCATAGCCGGGAATCCTAGTAAGGCTCCCCAAGTGAAACACGAACTTAATACAACTTGTGGGTAGTACGtaattcttttgaaaagtgGATAAACTGCCACTGGAACCAATGAAACAGCTCCCAATAGGAAACAGTCCGCTGGTAATTGCAATAACACACCCAGACCAACAGCCAGTTGAGCACCCAAGAATGTAATCGCTTGCTTGGGTGTAACTCTTCTGCTAGCCAGTGGTCTCTCTATAGTTCTTTCCACTTTGTTGTCTAGATCTCGATCTAATAAGTCATTAATTGTGCAACCTGCTCCTCTCATTATCAATGCACCCACTCCAAATACTCCCAGCATCCACAAAGTGGAAGATAATGGAGCAGTGGTGGAATACGCGGCCATAGTAATCGACCATGTACACGGTGAATACAACAACCAAGACCCAATGGGTTTTTCCAGCCTCATCAGCTCCGCATAAGGTATCCATTTTTCAGGCAATTTGCCTATTACTCCCAGGCCGTCTAATCTGGCCTGTCTGGCAGCTGCTAGTTTATCAGCATCAAATATGGGAGTTTCTTGAACGACTGTGTTAAGCTTTTTAGTCGAACTTGATATCAATCGAAACTTCTGATTGACGCTTTTTTGAGCAAGCCATTTCAAACCTAATCTATGCCTTCCAAGTAGTAAGTACCTGGAATGATTGTTCATTTTTCAGGTGTATTGACCAGGGATCTCAGATCGGGCCGTTCTACTTTAAACTCAAAATGGTGTGTGGATGCAGTTTATGTAAATCTATCTAAAGTTCTGGTATATGTCCGTTTCGTCCTTTAGACTCTTCAGAATTATCTGGTTCCTCTCCAGAGTTAAGTATATCACGGTATAAGTTTTCTATGGCGCTCAGTTTGCCTTTAGTAAGGTTTTTTCTCATCAAAACATCGTTGTAGGAGTCTTCAATCGAGAGTAAGTTCCCCAAGAGGAATGAGTTGATCTGTTGGATTCGAAGATTGTCCGGAATTTTATTCAACAACCCGTTGAAATTGTCCAATTGAACGAGAGCTGGTAGCATATCAGAATTGCCATCCAATTGTTCGgtcttgaaaatgttgtacttgttcaagaaatgtTCAATTAATTGAGAATCATTTAGAATCAGGTATCGATCAAAAATGGACATTAATAACAGATCGTGGACGTTCGTATTTTCGTCTGCTGATATATCCGTATCTTGTTCAAAGAGGTTATCGGATTCAACAACCAAATTCTGTACAGCTTCAAGCTGTGACGTGTGTCCCTCTTCAGTGTCTGGAAACGTTCCAGCTAACCTAAACGACACAGCGTACTCTTCCGCCGTATGGAAATCTGTAAGATTCAGTAAAATATCAATCACCTTTTCATGGTCATCTCTCTTGCTTTCTATCATAGCGATTAAATAGGGAATTTGATTTTCATATGGCtccaacaacttgaaacaTTCATTCACGACATTCAGAGTCTTTCTATTCGACAATGAAGCTGTGTTCCGAGTTATTTGGGACAAATATTTAGAAAATGTGTGATAGGTAGCAAGTATTTCTTTGTACTCAGGTTTAGCTGCTTGAAGACGCAAAAATGTGGTAAACACCAATTTTGGTGTCTTCAAATCCTGGTACATCTTTACCAGTTCATCTAACCTTCCATTTTGATCCTGAAGcttgagaagaaaaggaggTAACAGCTCTAACAAGTAAtctccaagaaattgaagttcaTGTCTTTCATTGACAAGTATATCCAAGTACTCAAACTTCGTCTGAACTTTATTCGAGCTCATTTGGTCGATCAAATGCAACACCTTGATCTCTGGAACACTGATACGCAAATCTTTAGAACTAAACAATCGTAGTGCGGCCGAAGGAGAGTATCCAAGTAACCAGTTCCCATAATCCCACAAAACAGTCTCATCCGTAATTTGACTAATGAAATACTTGATAAACTGGTCAATGCTGAACTGCATCTTTAGTTCGTTGTAAATCTCATCCTTGTAGTCGCCTTTGATGAGATTTCTCCAAACGGATAATGCTGCCAGATTTTCATTTGATCTTTGATAATACTTGATCAAAAGGGTCCAATGGTTCCCATCAATGAGCAATTGTTCCAATTTGGCACTCACTCTTTGGACGTTCTTAATGAGACTCTTCTGGACCTTGGAAAAGTTCTCACTAGTCACTCTGTTATTCAAAAGGTATAGTTTCATCAAGGCtatctccaaagtttcaaTCATTGAAGCTTTATCATAGTCGTGACGAAAagacttctttgaaaaccATTTCAAAAGATAAGATTCAAAAAACGAGTATGCCTCTGTTCCTTCCGATAGTTGGTTGATATGCTTATCCGATACCTGattcatttttggaattaACCCTTGAAACATCCATATAGATTCACCTATAATATCGTCACTTCCTTGAAATATATTTACAAGAACTCTTGGATCTCCCTCAAATGCTGATATTGAATAATCTAAGAGTTGTTGATACTGGCCGGATTCAATGAATAGTAATTGGCACAGATCATTTAAAAATTGCCATTCAATACTTTCAAAGTGGGTATTAGATCCTGAGGATTTGTTCAACACGTTCATTTCATCTTGgatatcatcaataaaCGTTGACAATTCATTGGCAGTATATTCTTGAGTAAGTGTAAAATTTTCCATAAACTGCATCAGCCTAGGTATCTGTTGTAATAGTTTTACACCTTCATAAGTGCTATAAACAACGGTAGACGAAGGTACTTGCGAGTATTTTGTTGCTaaatcattttcaacagTGATTCTTTCTAATTCCGCTGGTGTCGATTGTGGATTTACGGGAATCTTCGTGACCAGATCCTTTAGGTCTTTAAAATTTGTGTAGAAAAGGTGACTGACTTGACTAATCTTCACCCTATGGCTAAACTTCATCGATTGAACTTCTTGTTGGTTATGCAAGGAATGAACATAAATGTAATTTGAGAACCCTCCGATAGAAAAGGGGTAATCTACATTCAAAGACGATGGGTACGTGTTCCAAGGTATGGTTCCACGACTAATATTTCCGTCTGTATCAACTACCATTCCCATGGCAGGTTCATCTTGCTTCGTTCCGCATGATAGCAGGAACTCATTCTGGGAAACCGGTGCTATCAACGGTTTTATCTTGGAAGGACTTGGGCCTGATGAGACTGGAAATAATTTCACTTTGAAAAGGTTATTAACATCTAACAGATCGTACTCAATACCATTGGAAATGAGTGCAAAGTGCGAACGTATTAATCCAGTGATGGCATTGGCATAACTTATATCTTTGTGAAGCTTGATACTTTCTTTAAAAACGTTTACCAATCTCAAAAACTTGGAAGTGAACACTGAAACTTGTACAAAATCTGGGGACTTTGTTTGGCTTGAATGCACTAAGTTCCCTCTAACTCGATCGATAGACAACGAATCGTAATCAAGAGACACGTCCGTTacatctttgatttttccaaCACTAGCAGGCGAGAATTCTGGAAGCATGAATATAGAGACCAACGATCCACAATGCACCAACGCCCTATCGATTGAAGGGAGAAGAAGTATCTTTTTGATGGGTTTTACCTTGGATGTATGAAAGCTCTGTCTTGATATTAGTATGTAGCCCGTTTCGTCATCTAGCTTGAACATGTGAAGAATCTCCCCAACAGATGTGCCTATGTACAGGTTTTGATCCCAAGCTTCTATGCAAGTGATGGTGGCGTCGTTTGAACCTAAAATACCAGAATTCTGTATGGGAATATCCTTAACTACGGAGCTGAGGATGAAAGGGCCAGGAGACACTCTTGGTTCCTGATTACCAAGTTGAGGCGATCCAGAAGACGACCTGACATGTCTTGATTCTTGTGATTGCTGTGGGGCAAGGTAATCGTCTGGTTTCAAATATTCTTGGGAGTTATTCTGGTGAAGTTCCTTCAGTTCTTGTTGTTCTGAATCGTTGGGCTCATGATTTTCGGGATATCTTTCATCTATctgatcttcttgaaattcagGAGTTCCTAATGGGATTTCTTGAACGTCCCTGGCCGTTGTAAACTCATCAGTTATTTTAGGTATTGCAGGCTGCTCTATTTGC
This is a stretch of genomic DNA from Komagataella phaffii GS115 chromosome 3, complete sequence. It encodes these proteins:
- a CDS encoding Integral membrane protein localized to mitochondria (untagged protein) and eisosomes, immobile patch — encoded protein: MGQLFRKIIQWIPLLFFAGSVLLQFFVILSGARTTGVLKDFYWLEVEGTGAIDPQFGTTRWTNYRMCNWENDELSNCEGPQPAYPFSPDNNFSDGENRALIPSDFINHRDTYYYLSRVGWSMLLVGLVFTVFSFFSTLLRIFLKWKLVSGLNWLNSVFAVFFVALGASLMTAAYVKGRNSFNDASEFDASLGVKMFAFLWTSLALLLLSLPIFCFKKPLSSFHGGTGTASHDDSIEYKEDYIPPATGDAYNPEPAGDYPPTQKRKLNFFKINRKTTIED
- a CDS encoding Protein component of the small (40S) ribosomal subunit, which produces MADIILAHIYEIETHQQHLVWSMQASVSSLPESRLGYRSITDDDSEVSNRLTGSSRPNASRTLSIQDTVPLTAQTSNNSIRSLTPLVTTAPMKVRLLRGWSNKGVLLLENKGSVARDHLASERTFLSWLRTSLGLASFGIAITQLLSLTDGDNSSDFSGTDSGPMEVEKIIGLSFVALAFVTLLIGFARFFLVQELLLESSFPVSRFSMGTVVFGTTALFIGKVHGSLSRAGKVKSQTPKVEKTEKPKKPKGRAYKRLLYTRRFVNVTLTNGKRRMNPGPSSQ
- a CDS encoding Para hydroxybenzoate: polyprenyl transferase; this encodes MNNHSRYLLLGRHRLGLKWLAQKSVNQKFRLISSSTKKLNTVVQETPIFDADKLAAARQARLDGLGVIGKLPEKWIPYAELMRLEKPIGSWLLYSPCTWSITMAAYSTTAPLSSTLWMLGVFGVGALIMRGAGCTINDLLDRDLDNKVERTIERPLASRRVTPKQAITFLGAQLAVGLGVLLQLPADCFLLGAVSLVPVAVYPLFKRITYYPQVVLSSCFTWGALLGFPAMGVWNWSSMIPLYLSSFAWCMTYDTIYAHQDKKFDVKAGIKSTALAWGDKSKPIMYGLTTIQMATFALSGYMNSMGPGFALGAIIGGYRVFQMVRKVDLDNPKDCWYHFRNNINNGHIFFAGIFLDYILRLLGYI